The sequence GGGGACCTGAAATATGGTCGAACTGTCCATTCCCTGACTTATGCCCTGTCATTATATGGCGCAAACATCACTCTTGTCTCACCCCCACAGTTAAAGATGCCTGACCAGATCAAGGCTGACCTGAAGGCCAGGGGTGCCAGGGTCCGTGAGACAGAGAACCTTGGGGAGATACTGGACAGCATTGATGTGCTGTACATGACCCGCATCCAGAAAGAACGTTTTCCTGATCCTACTGAATATAAAAAGGTGGCAGGTGCCTATAAGATCACTACCGAACATCTTGGGAACGTAAGGGATAGTATGATAATAATGCATCCGCTCCCAAGGGTGTATGAGATTGATAGTTCAGTGGATACTTCTTCACATGCCCGTTATTTTGAGCAGTCTTTCTATGGCGTACCCATCAGGATGGCCCTGCTTACTATCGTAATGGGGGTAGAGGTATGAGTGCTGAAAAAGAATTGAGGGTGCGACCCATTCACAACGGTACTGTCATTGACCGCATATTGGCTGGACAGGCCATGAACGTACTTAAGATACTGGGGATAAAAGGTGCATATAGTGAAGTTGTAACCATGGCTATGAATGTTCCCAGCAAGGCACTTGGACATAAGGATATAGTTAAGATAGAGAACAGGGAACTGGAAGAAAAAGAATTGGACAAGATATCATTGATATCTCCCGGGGCCACTATCAATATTATCCGGGATTTCGAAGTGGCAGATAAATACCAGGTAGAACTGCCGGAAATGGTGGAAAGTATGGTGAAGTGCATCAATCCCAATTGTATATCGAACACAAATGAACCTGTTACCTCAAAGTTCAAAGTAAAAAAAGACCCTATACAATTGAGATGCATTTATTGTGAAAATATTATTATTGAAAACATAGCCGAGCATCTGCTATGAGGAGGTCGTGAAATGACAGAGATTAATCGTGTCTTGCTGCTCTTGAAAAATATGGTCTATGAGAGCACCAGTCCCCAGGAGACCGTCAGGTTCGCAAAATACTATCGAAAAAAAGGGCTTGATGTTATGGTGGTATTGTGGGGGCCTATGGGTGTGCTGCTGGGTAAGAAGGATAAGTATGGGGCCCAGGCGTATGATAAATCTGTTAATGACTGCATAGATATGGGAGTCAGGTTCAAATGTTGTGATCTGGCATGTTCAATGATGGGGATATGCAATTATGATTTGATAGAGGGGATTGAAATTGTGGAGTCATATGAAGTGGCTGAAATGTTCCTGGAATATCAAAAGGATGGTCAGCTTATAATAAGTTTATAGTTTTTCATGGTATATAATGTATAAATTTCTCCTCAAATCTTGTACAGTTTACGTAGATATAATTTTAAAAAGTGTGTGCGGAAACATTAATGGTTAATAACATACAATTAAAACATATATCAGATTGGCATATCAATTGTCAGAAAAATGCTTACTTCGTTTGCATTTTCTAAGCCCTGCAGGAAAGTATGTACTTTTCTATACGTTAAAAAAAATTAATATGGAATATCGTGTGCATGAATTTAAGTAAAATAAATATCATGTATATTTAGTAAATATGATCAATATTTATAATTTTAGTTATTTATTAGAGGCATGTTAATATGGAACTTACACCTATTCAGAAGGAAATTTTAACTGCTTTAATTAATCTTTATCGCAAGCAAAAAACAGCTGTTAAAGGGGAAAATATAGCAGAGATCATCAACCGTAACCCGGGCACGGTCAGGAACCAGATGCAATCGCTAAAGGCATTGGGGCTTGTTGAAGGTGTACCCGGGCCGAAAGGTGGTTATAAAGCCACAGGTGCTACCTACCAGGAGTTAAGTATTGTTGAAATGGATAAAGAGGTAGTGGTACCTATATATAAAAACCAGCAGTATCTGGAGAATTTAACTGCTGCTGAGATTAGTTTTACCACTGTACGCCATCCTGACACCTGTAACGGTATTATCCGCATACTCGGGGATATCCGTGATTTCGATACAGGTGATATCATACAGGTAGGTCCCACTCCTGTTAATAAACTTGTTGTACGCGGAAAGATAATGGGGCGGGACGATTCATCCAATGCGTTGCTGTTCTCTATCACAGAGATGGTTTCGCTGCCAAAAAGCCCTATAAAGGATCTTGTACCTGATAAGACCATAATCGTTCCTGCCAGTTCCACTATCCAGGAAGCAGCAAGGATATTCACCAGGAATGATATTCATGGTGCGCCAGTGGAAGATAAGGGCAATATAGTGGGTATAATCACATATTCAGATATTGGTAGAACACTTGCCAGCGGAAAGATGAACCTAAAGGTCAGGGAGATCATGACACGGGAGATTATTTCAGTGGATGGCAATACACCACTCTATGACGTTGTCAAGGTCTTTGATGAAAATAAGGTGGGAAGACTCATAATCACCGATGGCGGCAGACATATAGGGATTATCAGTAAGACTGATGTACTCCATGAGATGATACTTCATTAGATTGACGGATTCATTTTTTCTCGTAGACTCTTATCCCGTCATGATAGATTCTTAATATCCTGTGATATGGGATTGATGTACCGTCCGTAGTCTCGAAAAAAGACCTGCCAATGATTCTAAGAGATGACCCTGGTATTGCTTTTGTGTCGCCTGGTGCGCCTCTGTGTATATAGTATATGGTACAATGGTTGATATCCAATCCTTTCCATTTGATCTCGTTAAGGATATCCCTGGATTTTCTCGATTTTATAGTGTGCATGTCCTTTCCATTAAATATACTTCTCATCAAATACACATCTCACCGAATACTCATCCCGTCAAATACCGATAATTTGATGAATAACTATGTCGTAAATGTTGAACAATAAAAAAAGTTTTCTGGATTGAACTATATGAAACATGAATTAATGGAAATCTTATGCTGTCCAATGTGCAAGGGTGATTTAGTGCTTACAATAGATGAAGAGGACGATAAAGAGATAATCAAAGGATCTCTTTTCTGTGGGAAATGCAATGAACATTACCCGATCGAGGATGGCATTCCCAACATGTTACCTCCCGATTTAAGGGAATAACTGCAGAGGTACTTGCAAGTGCAGCAGATACATATAAACAGGAACCGGATAAACTCGATCGAGTTCGATAAATCTGATATCACTATACCGCTTGATCCAGGGAATGAATGCAGCATTGAACTGCCAATTATTAATTACGGAAGTCCTACCCATGTGTATCTGTCCGTCAGCGATACACTTAGAAAAAACGTCAGGTTCCTGTCTGATAATGTCTATGTAGCCAACCAGGAATATGCACCTGTTCTGATCAAACTTCCTGCTGATCTCACCACATTGGAAGGTGAGATGAAAGTTACAACCGGATATGGGTCCCTCACAGAATCATTTAGGGTTATCATAGGTGAAATACCGGAAGTGTCCAAACCCATGTCAGTTATCGATGTTGATGAAAGACTGGCCTTCCCGAATTATAAGCAGGACCGGACATCATCCAGGGATGATTGGGATATTGATCCAAGTAAAAAT comes from ANME-2 cluster archaeon and encodes:
- a CDS encoding aspartate carbamoyltransferase regulatory subunit, translated to MSAEKELRVRPIHNGTVIDRILAGQAMNVLKILGIKGAYSEVVTMAMNVPSKALGHKDIVKIENRELEEKELDKISLISPGATINIIRDFEVADKYQVELPEMVESMVKCINPNCISNTNEPVTSKFKVKKDPIQLRCIYCENIIIENIAEHLL
- a CDS encoding DsrE family protein, which gives rise to MTEINRVLLLLKNMVYESTSPQETVRFAKYYRKKGLDVMVVLWGPMGVLLGKKDKYGAQAYDKSVNDCIDMGVRFKCCDLACSMMGICNYDLIEGIEIVESYEVAEMFLEYQKDGQLIISL
- a CDS encoding CBS domain-containing protein, with protein sequence MELTPIQKEILTALINLYRKQKTAVKGENIAEIINRNPGTVRNQMQSLKALGLVEGVPGPKGGYKATGATYQELSIVEMDKEVVVPIYKNQQYLENLTAAEISFTTVRHPDTCNGIIRILGDIRDFDTGDIIQVGPTPVNKLVVRGKIMGRDDSSNALLFSITEMVSLPKSPIKDLVPDKTIIVPASSTIQEAARIFTRNDIHGAPVEDKGNIVGIITYSDIGRTLASGKMNLKVREIMTREIISVDGNTPLYDVVKVFDENKVGRLIITDGGRHIGIISKTDVLHEMILH
- a CDS encoding DUF504 domain-containing protein — its product is MHTIKSRKSRDILNEIKWKGLDINHCTIYYIHRGAPGDTKAIPGSSLRIIGRSFFETTDGTSIPYHRILRIYHDGIRVYEKK
- a CDS encoding Trm112 family protein is translated as MKHELMEILCCPMCKGDLVLTIDEEDDKEIIKGSLFCGKCNEHYPIEDGIPNMLPPDLRE